A genome region from Nocardiopsis exhalans includes the following:
- a CDS encoding ABC transporter permease, producing MSNTAGRTIAAPIVMLLAVVLGVVTTVALDLFLLHWAALIIGVTLAFALVAVLAPMTPDESRVGADGTKEEGTPLHNVLVVPMALILAVVAGLVSSWVLDLQLLEPVAAALGALVGSVLAFVLFHRLAAMMALSFAAVLVAGAIAIGVTAAVLHFSGIPPLATFDRMLEYGTRPNSLVQIINDSTTYYLAAVAVAIGFKMKLFNIGVDGQYRLAALMAAAVGGYLVLPPVLSQFVVILTAIAVGGAWAAIAGYLKVARGVSEVISTIMLNAIATGITAYLLTEGRLAVEISTNNIGTPPIPESGWVPGIPATFLGSEREIFGLIFLSIAVGIGYWFMLNRTRFGFELRATGQSKTAAEASGVNVKKMVFLSMLFSGMVAGLVGLPQLLGSSHYYALDFPVGIGFIGIAIALLGRNHPVGIVFASLFWAFLTQASGILPFDGIPQEIAVIAQATIVLTVVVVYEIVHRWGRRYQQQQIGKQLGRTTETTPEPAAVSHGNGPDHGSAEDSEGENGTSGGSDTDGTDDKRGGEAQ from the coding sequence ATGAGTAACACCGCAGGCCGCACCATCGCGGCACCGATCGTGATGCTCCTGGCTGTCGTCTTGGGTGTCGTGACCACCGTCGCCCTGGACCTGTTCCTGCTGCACTGGGCGGCGCTGATCATCGGAGTCACGCTCGCCTTCGCGCTCGTGGCGGTACTGGCGCCGATGACCCCGGACGAGAGCCGGGTCGGGGCCGACGGGACCAAGGAGGAGGGCACACCCCTCCATAACGTCCTGGTCGTCCCGATGGCCCTGATCCTGGCGGTCGTGGCCGGTCTGGTCTCCTCCTGGGTACTGGACCTCCAGCTGCTCGAACCCGTCGCGGCCGCGCTCGGCGCGCTCGTCGGTTCCGTTCTGGCGTTCGTGCTCTTCCACCGCCTTGCGGCGATGATGGCGCTGTCCTTCGCCGCGGTCCTGGTGGCCGGTGCGATCGCGATCGGCGTCACCGCGGCCGTGCTGCACTTCAGCGGCATCCCGCCGCTGGCCACCTTCGACCGCATGCTGGAGTACGGCACCCGGCCCAACAGCCTGGTGCAGATCATCAACGACAGCACCACCTACTACCTGGCCGCCGTGGCCGTGGCGATCGGCTTCAAGATGAAGCTGTTCAACATCGGCGTGGACGGCCAGTACCGGCTGGCCGCGCTGATGGCCGCCGCGGTGGGCGGTTACCTCGTGCTGCCCCCGGTGCTCAGCCAGTTCGTCGTCATCCTCACCGCCATCGCGGTCGGCGGCGCGTGGGCGGCCATCGCCGGTTACCTCAAGGTGGCCCGCGGCGTGTCCGAGGTGATCTCCACGATCATGCTCAACGCGATCGCCACGGGTATCACCGCCTACCTGCTGACCGAGGGCCGCCTCGCGGTCGAGATCAGCACCAACAACATCGGTACCCCGCCCATCCCCGAGTCCGGTTGGGTCCCCGGTATCCCGGCGACCTTCCTCGGTTCGGAGCGGGAGATCTTCGGTCTGATCTTCCTCTCCATCGCGGTGGGTATCGGTTACTGGTTCATGCTCAACCGCACCCGGTTCGGTTTCGAGCTGCGCGCCACCGGCCAGTCCAAGACGGCGGCCGAGGCCAGCGGTGTGAACGTCAAGAAAATGGTCTTCCTGTCCATGCTCTTCTCGGGCATGGTCGCCGGACTCGTGGGCCTGCCGCAGTTGCTGGGCAGCTCCCACTACTACGCGCTTGACTTCCCGGTCGGGATCGGCTTCATCGGCATCGCGATCGCGCTGCTGGGCCGCAACCACCCCGTGGGTATTGTGTTCGCCTCCCTGTTCTGGGCGTTCCTGACCCAGGCGTCGGGCATCCTGCCCTTCGACGGCATTCCGCAGGAGATCGCGGTCATCGCGCAGGCCACCATCGTCCTCACGGTCGTCGTGGTCTACGAGATCGTCCACCGCTGGGGCCGCCGCTACCAGCAGCAGCAGATCGGCAAGCAGCTCGGTCGTACGACCGAGACCACCCCGGAGCCCGCGGCCGTGTCCCACGGCAACGGCCCGGACCACGGTTCCGCCGAGGACTCCGAGGGTGAGAACGGCACCTCCGGTGGTTCCGACACTGACGGCACCGACGACAAGCGCGGCGGGGAGGCACAGTGA
- a CDS encoding cytidine deaminase has protein sequence MEGEPVMTAPVDVDWAALRAAARAAMANAYAPYSKYPVGAAALVDDGRTVSGCNVENASYGLALCAECGLVSALHATGGGRLVAFACVDGQGETLMPCGRCRQLLYEHGGPELLVDTPQGIWPMDRVLPQAFGPHNLP, from the coding sequence GTGGAGGGCGAGCCGGTCATGACCGCACCCGTCGACGTGGACTGGGCGGCCCTGCGGGCGGCCGCCCGGGCGGCCATGGCCAACGCCTACGCGCCCTACTCGAAGTACCCGGTGGGCGCGGCGGCGCTGGTCGACGACGGCCGGACCGTGAGCGGCTGCAACGTGGAGAACGCCTCCTACGGTCTGGCCCTGTGCGCCGAGTGCGGGCTGGTCAGCGCGTTGCACGCCACCGGGGGCGGGCGGCTGGTCGCCTTCGCCTGCGTGGACGGTCAGGGTGAGACCCTGATGCCGTGCGGGCGCTGCCGTCAGCTGCTGTACGAACACGGCGGACCGGAGCTGCTGGTGGACACGCCCCAGGGCATCTGGCCCATGGACCGGGTGCTGCCCCAGGCCTTCGGCCCGCACAACCTGCCCTGA
- a CDS encoding thymidine phosphorylase has translation MDVIEIIRAKRDGGKLTPEQIDWVIGAYTRGDVAEEQMAALAMAIFLRGMDRAEVSRWTEAMLSSGERLDFSDLARPTTDKHSTGGVGDKITLPLTPTVAACGAAVPQLSGRGLGHTGGTLDKLESIPGWRASLSTEEMRRVITGTGGVICAAGSGLAPADRKLYALRDVTGTVESIPLIAASIMSKKLAEGTAALVLDVKVGSGAFMKDADAARELARTMVDIGNDHGVRTVALLTDMATPLGRQVGNALEVAEAVEVLSGGGPADVVELTVALAREMLIATGLTPGENGVKDPAQALRDGGALQAWKDLIRAQGGDPDAPLPEAAERRVVLAPADGVLTRLDAYQVGLAAWRLGAGRARKEDAVSFGAGVTLHAKPGEAVKTGEPLFTLHADEPERFDRAAQALEGAFDIEDVLEQKVQPLVIDRVS, from the coding sequence ATGGACGTCATCGAGATCATCCGAGCCAAGCGCGACGGGGGAAAACTCACCCCGGAGCAGATCGACTGGGTGATCGGGGCCTACACCCGTGGTGATGTGGCCGAGGAACAGATGGCCGCGCTGGCGATGGCGATCTTCCTGCGCGGCATGGACCGCGCCGAGGTGAGCCGCTGGACCGAGGCGATGCTCTCCTCGGGGGAGCGGCTGGACTTCTCCGACCTGGCCCGGCCCACCACCGACAAGCACTCCACCGGCGGCGTCGGCGACAAGATCACCCTGCCGCTCACCCCCACCGTCGCCGCCTGCGGCGCGGCCGTCCCGCAGCTGTCCGGGCGCGGGCTCGGCCACACCGGCGGCACCCTCGACAAACTGGAGTCCATCCCCGGCTGGCGCGCGTCGCTGTCCACCGAGGAGATGCGGCGGGTCATCACCGGCACCGGCGGCGTGATCTGCGCGGCCGGGTCCGGGCTGGCCCCGGCCGACCGCAAGCTCTACGCGCTGCGCGACGTCACCGGCACCGTGGAGTCCATCCCGCTGATCGCCGCGTCCATCATGAGCAAGAAGCTCGCGGAGGGGACCGCAGCCCTGGTTCTGGACGTCAAGGTGGGCTCGGGCGCCTTCATGAAGGACGCCGACGCGGCGCGTGAGCTGGCCCGCACCATGGTGGACATCGGCAACGACCACGGGGTGCGTACGGTCGCCCTGCTCACCGACATGGCCACGCCGCTGGGCCGCCAGGTCGGCAACGCACTGGAGGTCGCCGAGGCCGTGGAGGTGCTCTCCGGCGGCGGCCCGGCCGACGTCGTGGAGCTGACCGTGGCCCTGGCACGGGAGATGCTGATCGCGACCGGGCTGACCCCGGGCGAGAACGGAGTGAAGGACCCGGCCCAGGCCCTGCGCGACGGCGGCGCCCTGCAGGCCTGGAAGGACCTCATCCGGGCCCAGGGCGGCGACCCGGACGCGCCTCTGCCCGAGGCCGCCGAGCGCCGGGTGGTGCTGGCTCCGGCGGACGGCGTACTGACCAGGCTGGACGCCTACCAGGTCGGCCTGGCCGCCTGGCGCCTGGGCGCGGGCCGCGCCCGCAAGGAGGACGCGGTGTCCTTCGGCGCCGGAGTGACCCTGCACGCTAAGCCGGGCGAGGCCGTCAAGACTGGCGAGCCGCTGTTCACCCTGCACGCCGACGAGCCGGAGCGCTTCGACCGCGCCGCCCAGGCCCTGGAGGGCGCCTTCGACATCGAGGACGTGCTGGAGCAGAAGGTCCAGCCGTTGGTCATCGACCGCGTGTCCTGA
- a CDS encoding ABC transporter permease: MSQELNVMEPVAKPSRPKGWARWRILTLLMAVFVSLAGLRVITGQDMLTDAGTVRTTLTFAVPIGLAALGGLWAERAGIINIGLEGMMIFGTWFGAYFAWSFNDPWIGLLAGTLGGMFGGLIHAVATVTFAVDHIVSGVAINILALGAMRYLSILVYADIPGAGAAQSPSAPSFPTLTVPWLPEALGPVAQSGIFLVSDFAALIIGLTTRMSALTLIAILLVPISYLVLWKTTFGLRLRSVGENPDAAESLGVPVYTLKYIAVVISGGLAGMGGVFLAIVASQIYQEGQTGGRGYIGLAAMIFGNWRPGGLAMGATLFGYTDALQLRGGGAAIHALLLLLAVVLLVVAVWQVRKDRKGIAVAGFLAAIVLLFWYFSTDSLPRELATYSPHIATLLVLSLASQKLRAPAGIGKQWRASRS, encoded by the coding sequence GTGAGCCAGGAACTCAACGTGATGGAGCCGGTGGCCAAGCCGTCCCGGCCCAAGGGGTGGGCGCGCTGGCGCATTCTCACCCTGCTGATGGCGGTCTTCGTGTCCCTGGCGGGCCTGCGGGTCATCACTGGCCAGGACATGCTGACCGACGCGGGAACCGTCCGCACCACGCTGACCTTCGCGGTCCCGATCGGTCTGGCCGCCCTCGGCGGTCTGTGGGCCGAACGCGCGGGCATCATCAACATCGGCCTCGAAGGCATGATGATCTTCGGGACCTGGTTCGGCGCCTACTTCGCGTGGAGCTTCAACGACCCGTGGATCGGCCTGCTGGCCGGGACCCTGGGCGGTATGTTCGGCGGCCTGATCCACGCGGTGGCCACCGTGACCTTCGCGGTGGACCACATCGTGTCCGGTGTGGCGATCAACATCCTCGCCCTGGGCGCCATGCGCTACCTGTCGATCCTGGTCTACGCCGACATCCCCGGTGCCGGCGCGGCCCAGTCCCCGTCGGCCCCGTCGTTCCCGACCCTGACGGTGCCGTGGCTGCCGGAGGCGCTCGGGCCGGTGGCCCAGAGCGGGATCTTCCTGGTCAGTGACTTCGCGGCGCTGATCATCGGTCTCACCACCCGCATGTCGGCGCTGACCCTCATCGCCATCCTGCTGGTTCCGATCAGCTACCTGGTGCTGTGGAAGACCACCTTTGGCCTGCGACTGCGCTCGGTGGGTGAGAACCCCGACGCCGCCGAGTCGCTCGGTGTGCCGGTGTACACGCTCAAGTACATCGCCGTGGTCATCTCCGGTGGTCTGGCGGGGATGGGCGGCGTCTTCCTCGCGATCGTCGCCTCGCAGATCTACCAGGAGGGTCAGACCGGCGGCCGCGGCTACATCGGTCTGGCCGCGATGATCTTCGGTAACTGGCGACCGGGTGGCCTGGCCATGGGTGCGACCCTGTTCGGCTACACCGACGCCCTCCAGCTGCGCGGCGGCGGCGCGGCCATCCACGCGCTGCTGCTGCTTCTGGCTGTGGTGTTGCTGGTGGTGGCTGTGTGGCAGGTGCGCAAGGACCGCAAGGGCATCGCGGTGGCCGGCTTCCTCGCCGCGATCGTCCTGCTGTTCTGGTACTTCAGCACCGACTCGCTCCCGCGTGAGCTGGCCACCTACAGTCCGCACATCGCCACCCTGCTGGTGCTCTCGCTGGCTTCCCAGAAGCTGCGCGCACCCGCCGGGATCGGCAAGCAGTGGAGGGCGAGCCGGTCATGA
- a CDS encoding acyclic terpene utilization AtuA family protein — MTATSLWVGNASGFYGDRLSAVHEMLTEGSVDVLTGDYLAELTMAILGRDQLADPSRGYARTFLKQMRECLAIIMERRVRVVTNAGGLNPRGLADKLTELADSLGFEPRIACVTGDDLLDRAEELNLGGPLTANAYLGAFGIARCLDAGADIVVTGRVTDASLAVGPAISHFGWTREDLDALAGATAAGHVIECGTQATGGNYALARELADRRLDHPGFPIAEIAQDGSSVITKHARSGGAVTVGTVTAQLVYEIAGARYPGPDVTTRLDTVHLVQEADDRVRISGVRGEAPPPELKVGLTGISGFRNEVDFLITGLDARAKADQAERQMRAALAHNKPGELSFEFTPALDPHGDTQDEATARLRVVARDHDPAVIGRRFGAAAVELALASYAGFHLTAPPREARPDGVAVTHALVPAFEVEHTVITPEGDRESVPHPEHTRELTELPEPPLPEPLSGPVIDGPTRLAPLGLVLGARSGDKGADANVGVWATSDEGWRWLAHTLTVEALRELLPETADLKVTRHLLPSLRAANFWIEGMLAPGTARREGQDPQAKGVGEWLRARRFPIPESLLADSPLPPNPLAQSPLPEEGP; from the coding sequence ATGACCGCTACATCTCTGTGGGTCGGGAACGCCTCGGGCTTCTACGGTGACCGGCTCTCGGCCGTTCACGAGATGCTCACCGAAGGCTCCGTGGACGTCCTGACCGGCGATTACCTGGCCGAACTCACCATGGCCATCCTCGGCCGCGACCAGCTGGCCGATCCGAGCCGGGGCTACGCCAGAACCTTCCTGAAGCAGATGCGCGAGTGCCTGGCGATCATCATGGAACGCCGCGTCCGCGTGGTCACCAACGCGGGCGGCCTCAACCCCCGGGGCCTGGCCGACAAGCTCACCGAGCTGGCCGACAGCCTCGGCTTCGAACCCCGCATCGCCTGTGTCACCGGGGACGACCTGCTGGACCGCGCCGAGGAGCTCAACCTCGGCGGGCCTCTGACCGCCAACGCCTACCTGGGCGCCTTCGGGATCGCGCGCTGCCTGGACGCGGGGGCCGACATCGTCGTGACCGGTCGTGTCACCGACGCCTCACTCGCGGTGGGCCCGGCGATCTCGCACTTCGGTTGGACCAGGGAGGACCTCGACGCCCTTGCCGGGGCGACCGCCGCCGGGCACGTCATCGAGTGCGGAACCCAGGCCACCGGCGGCAACTACGCTCTGGCCCGCGAACTCGCCGACAGGCGTCTGGACCACCCGGGTTTCCCGATCGCCGAGATCGCTCAGGACGGTTCTTCGGTGATCACCAAGCACGCCCGGTCCGGCGGCGCGGTCACCGTGGGAACCGTGACGGCTCAGCTCGTCTACGAGATCGCGGGCGCGCGTTATCCGGGCCCCGACGTCACCACGCGCCTGGACACCGTTCACCTGGTTCAGGAGGCCGACGACCGGGTGCGGATCAGCGGGGTGCGCGGTGAGGCGCCGCCGCCCGAGTTGAAGGTCGGGCTGACCGGGATCAGCGGCTTCCGCAACGAGGTCGACTTCCTCATCACCGGTCTGGACGCCCGGGCCAAGGCGGACCAGGCCGAACGCCAGATGCGCGCCGCCCTGGCCCACAACAAGCCCGGTGAGCTGAGCTTCGAGTTCACCCCGGCTCTCGACCCGCACGGGGACACCCAGGACGAGGCCACGGCGCGGCTGCGCGTCGTCGCCCGCGACCACGACCCCGCCGTCATCGGACGCCGCTTCGGCGCCGCCGCCGTGGAACTGGCCCTGGCCAGCTACGCCGGGTTCCACCTCACCGCGCCGCCGCGCGAGGCCCGCCCCGACGGGGTGGCGGTCACCCACGCGCTGGTCCCCGCCTTCGAGGTCGAGCACACCGTCATCACCCCCGAAGGCGACCGCGAGAGCGTCCCGCACCCCGAACACACCAGGGAGCTGACCGAGCTCCCCGAACCCCCGCTGCCGGAACCGCTTTCAGGTCCGGTGATCGACGGGCCCACCCGGCTGGCCCCCCTCGGCCTGGTCCTGGGCGCGCGCAGCGGAGACAAGGGCGCCGACGCCAACGTGGGCGTGTGGGCCACCTCGGACGAGGGCTGGCGCTGGCTGGCGCACACCCTCACCGTCGAGGCGCTGCGCGAACTCCTCCCGGAGACCGCCGACCTCAAGGTCACCCGCCACCTGCTGCCGAGTCTGCGCGCCGCGAACTTCTGGATCGAGGGGATGCTCGCCCCCGGTACGGCCCGCCGTGAGGGTCAGGACCCCCAGGCCAAGGGGGTCGGTGAGTGGCTGCGCGCCCGGCGCTTCCCCATCCCCGAGTCCCTGCTGGCCGACTCACCGCTGCCCCCGAACCCGCTGGCCCAGTCCCCGCTGCCCGAGGAGGGCCCGTGA
- a CDS encoding acyl-CoA carboxylase subunit beta, translating to MSVLTSRLDTRGPAYAEARDTMLAKLAELGTEHAKALAGGGERYVERHRSRGGLLARERIELLLDEGSPFLELSPLAAWGSDFHVGASVVTGVGVVSGVECVIVANDPTVRGGSSNPWTLKKSQRAGEVAERNRMPMISLVESGGADLPTQKEIFIPGGGTFRHLTQLSAAGIPTIALVFGNSTAGGAYVPGMSDHVVMVRDRSKVFLGGPPLVKAATGEESDDESLGGARMHAEVSGLADHLAEDEHDAIRIGRRIVARLNHTKAGPAPAGQVREPLLPAEELLGIMPPDLKVPVDPREVIARVVDGSEFDEFKPSYGPGLVTGWATLHGYPVGVLANDNGVLFSAEAQKATQFIQLANRSNTPLIFLHNTTGYMVGAEYEQGGIIKHGSMMINAVSNSTVPHLSVLIGASYGAGHYGMCGRAYDPRFLFSWPSARSAVMGPKQLAEVISIVSRASAAKKGQPYDDDQDAAMRELVENQIEAESLPMFLSGRVYDDGVIDPRDTRTVLGLCLSFASNAPVRGTDRFGVFRM from the coding sequence GTGAGCGTCCTGACCTCCAGACTCGACACCCGGGGCCCGGCCTACGCCGAGGCCCGGGACACCATGCTCGCCAAACTCGCCGAGCTCGGCACCGAACACGCCAAGGCCCTGGCCGGGGGCGGTGAACGCTACGTCGAACGCCACCGCTCCCGGGGCGGACTGCTGGCCCGCGAACGCATCGAACTCCTCCTGGACGAGGGCAGCCCCTTCCTCGAACTCTCACCCCTGGCCGCCTGGGGCAGCGACTTCCACGTGGGCGCCAGCGTGGTCACCGGCGTGGGCGTGGTCTCGGGCGTGGAATGCGTGATCGTCGCCAACGACCCCACCGTGCGCGGCGGCTCCAGCAACCCCTGGACCCTCAAGAAGTCCCAGCGGGCCGGGGAGGTCGCCGAACGCAACCGGATGCCGATGATCAGCCTGGTGGAGTCGGGCGGCGCCGACCTTCCCACCCAGAAGGAGATCTTCATCCCGGGCGGCGGCACCTTCCGCCACCTCACCCAGCTCTCGGCCGCCGGGATCCCCACCATCGCCCTGGTCTTCGGCAACTCCACCGCGGGCGGCGCCTACGTCCCCGGGATGAGCGACCACGTGGTCATGGTCCGGGACCGCTCCAAGGTCTTCCTCGGCGGCCCGCCGCTGGTCAAGGCGGCCACCGGGGAGGAGAGCGACGACGAGTCCCTGGGCGGCGCGCGCATGCACGCCGAGGTCTCCGGGCTCGCCGACCACCTGGCCGAGGACGAGCACGACGCCATCCGCATCGGCCGCCGCATCGTGGCCCGCCTCAACCACACCAAGGCCGGGCCCGCCCCGGCCGGGCAGGTCCGCGAACCCCTCCTGCCCGCCGAGGAGCTCCTCGGGATCATGCCGCCCGACCTCAAGGTCCCCGTGGACCCCCGCGAGGTCATCGCGCGCGTGGTGGACGGCTCGGAGTTCGACGAGTTCAAACCCTCCTACGGCCCCGGCCTGGTCACCGGCTGGGCCACCCTGCACGGCTATCCCGTGGGCGTCCTGGCCAACGACAACGGCGTGCTGTTCAGCGCAGAGGCGCAGAAGGCCACCCAGTTCATCCAGCTGGCCAACCGCTCGAACACCCCGCTGATCTTCCTGCACAACACCACCGGCTACATGGTCGGCGCCGAGTACGAGCAGGGCGGCATCATCAAGCACGGCTCGATGATGATCAACGCCGTCTCCAACAGCACCGTCCCGCACTTGTCCGTGCTGATCGGCGCCTCCTACGGGGCCGGGCACTACGGCATGTGCGGCCGCGCCTACGACCCCCGCTTCCTGTTCTCCTGGCCCAGCGCCCGCTCCGCCGTCATGGGCCCCAAGCAGCTCGCCGAGGTCATCTCGATCGTCTCGCGTGCCTCGGCCGCGAAGAAGGGCCAGCCCTACGACGACGACCAGGACGCCGCCATGCGCGAACTGGTCGAGAACCAGATCGAGGCGGAGTCCCTGCCGATGTTCCTGTCCGGCCGGGTCTACGACGACGGCGTCATCGACCCCCGCGACACCCGCACCGTCCTCGGGCTGTGCCTGTCCTTCGCCAGCAACGCACCGGTACGCGGCACCGACCGCTTCGGTGTCTTCCGAATGTGA